From Pseudopipra pipra isolate bDixPip1 chromosome 13, bDixPip1.hap1, whole genome shotgun sequence, a single genomic window includes:
- the LOC135421255 gene encoding transforming growth factor beta activator LRRC32-like isoform X1: MATPGAQSLAQDGHGALAGCSRCPRHQLPDRSWHRAQPVPATGKLLGGTPPNPLGSPKCHFCLLAFDVTLGLPDHLSTLLPSRRFSFPSLQCFLHCFSPSSGLCLSFPTSVATNTHMPYLLPPSHPEAYLYRAWLLPSLPESAGGAGRGWQRPQPNMLLAERGCLLLWLLPSILRAWSSTDSRPRSMPCQQPLLFSYLRTSLLRGDPSIQLLPCPCRAQDAQRQDGAQGFQQLPSMLERHLGAWMGNSWFLSPPERNQLLPIQASNSRGNQFGARGKSPTKVSCKGVGLQKFPEELGQGIKHLELSNNFIRNLSDSYIPGFGQLEYLDMCCNQLEAVSATTLAQLPQLRSLLLGSNHLDRNFLANGEAFHLLRNIEVLDLSGNNLESHMAGWYISNLTSLRVLDLSRNKMTKLLAGTFRSTPGLRELDLSNNYIMEIQEGAFEPLQKLEVVNLALNSIQCISGFSLTQLRVLNLSHNALELFTSEEGVEPYLLQVLDLSHNRLLYFPELPKVNDLTHLNLSNNLIASLLPGSHRLEDFVLPYKEMGRFNRTVRPAAALSHVADLDLSNNRLELFPFTFFHSLGSLHSLSLAMNCLQEVARESLTNGTESADPSPAPAERTELSVCSLDLHSNALRVLPRWFFDSLPQLETMDLGSNHLQPCEGQGSDQGGDLGGRSHVPAPGDTCTPFYNVPRLKHLSLRENNITRLHPHAFHRTPLLSLDLSGNRDLSVPTGALGGLELSLQELFLRGNQMDESRAALPCLGTLRVLDLAGNRLSALPAGLSCSPLESLDVRNNSLKTLGKLVSRSHRLREVFLAGNPFSCCSLGWLDSLRAAGVAVRDLGDARCSFQDRSWNISAGITSSPRWLCPQPKGTGSLALLVVLVGLSLLSAGAFCLLRRGQKAPGCAGLRSNRVGVSLPHPKGEGPAQERPPDMVTKV, from the exons ATGGCCACACCCGGAGCTCAGTCCCTGGCTCAGGATGGCCACGGAGCCCTCGCTGGCTGCTCCCGGTGCCCTCGGCACCAGCTGCCCGACaggagctggcacagggcacagcctgtccctgccacagggaagCTGCTCGGGGGAACTCCCCCAAACCCGCTCGGCTCTCCCAAGTGCCACTTCTGCCTCCTGGCGTTTGATGTCACACTCGGTCTCCCCGATCACCTGAGCACCCTCCTCCCATCCCGCcgtttctctttcccttccctgcagtgcTTTCTGCactgtttttccccctcttcagGCTTATGTCTTTCTTTTCCCACTTCCGTAGCTACGAACACCCACATGCCTTATCTccttcccccatcccatcctgaAGCCTATTTATACAGAGCCTGGCTCCTGCCCAGCTTGCCGGAGAGCGCCGGAGGAGCGGGACGGGGCTGGCAGCGCCCGCAGCCCAACATGCTCTTGGCTGAAAGGGGATGCttgctgctctggctgctcccaTCCATCCTCAGAGCCTGGTCTAGCACGGATTCGAGGCCCAGGTCCATGCCCTGCCAGCAG cctctcctcTTTTCCTATCTGCGAACCAGTCTCCTGCGAGGTGATCCCAGCATCCAGCTGTTACCATGTCCCTGCCGTGCCCAAGATGCTCAAAGGCAGGATGGAGCACAGGGATTCCAACAGCTGCCATCGATGTTAGAAAGGCATTTGGGAGCCTGGATGGGGAACAGCTGGTTTCTGTCCCCCCCAGAGAGAAATCAGCTGCTCCCCATCCAGGCTTCCAATTCCAGAGGAAACCAGTTTGGAGCGAGAGGGAAG AGCCCCACAAAGGTGTCCTGCAAAGGAGTTGGCCTGCAGAAGTTTCCCGAGGAGCTTGGCCAAGGAATTAAGCACCTTGAACTCTCCAACAACTTCATCCGAAACCTGTCAGACAGCTACATTCCAGGATTTGGGCAGCTGGAGTACCTGGATATGTGCTGCAACCAGCTGGAAGCCGTGTCAGCCACCACCCTGGCTCAGCTGCCCCAGCTGCGCTCGCTCCTCCTGGGGTCAAACCACCTAGACCGGAATTTCTTGGCTAATGGGGAAGCCTTCCATCTGCTCAGGAATATAGAGGTCCTGGACCTGTCAGGGAATAACCTGGAGAGCCACATGGCAGGCTGGTACATCAGCAACCTCACCAGCCTCAGGGTGCTGGATCTCTCCAGGAACAAGATGACcaagctgctggcagggacctTCCGGAGCACTCCAGGGCTGCGAGAGCTCGATCTCAGCAACAACTACATCATGGAAATCCAGGAGGGAGCTTTTGAGCCTCTGCAAAAGCTGGAGGTGGTAAACTTGGCTTTGAACTCCATCCAGTGTATCTCTGGCTTCAGCCTCACACAGCTGCGAGTTTTAAACCTCAGCCACAACGCCCTGGAGCTCTTCACCTCCGAGGAGGGAGTGGAGCCCTACCTGCTCCAAGTGCTCGACTTGAGCCATAACAGACTCCTCTATTTCCCAGAGCTCCCCAAAGTCAATGATCTCACACACTTAAACCTCTCCAACAACCTTAttgcttccctgctcccaggctcACACCGGCTGGAGGACTTTGTCCTGCCCTACAAGGAGATGGGGCGGTTCAACAGGACCGTGCGTCCCGCGGCCGCTCTGTCACACGTGGCTGACTTGGACCTCAGCAATAACCGCCTGGAGCTGTTCCCATTTACCTTCTTCCACAGCCTGGGCTCCCTGCACAGCCTCAGCCTGGCTATGAACTGTCTCCAGGAGGTGGCCAGGGAGTCTCTCACCAATGGCACAGAGTCTGCTGAcccctctcctgctccagcagagcGCACTGAGCTCTCCGTGTGCTCCCTGGACCTCCACAGCAATGCCCTCCGAGTGCTGCCACGCTGGTTCTTCGATTCTCTGCCTCAGCTGGAAACCATGGACCTGGGCTCTAACCACCTCCAGCCTTGCGAGGGCCAGGGAAGTgaccagggaggggatttgggagGGAGGTCTCACGTTCCAGCCCCTGGAGACACCTGCACCCCCTTCTACAATGTGCCTCGCTTGAAGCACCTCAGCCTTCGCGAGAACAACATCACCAGGCTGCACCCCCACGCCTTCCACAGGACCCCGCTGCTCTCCCTGGACCTGTCGGGGAACAGGGACTTGTCTGTGCCCacgggagccctgggggggctggAGCTCTCCCTGCAGGAACTCTTTCTGAGGGGCAACCAGATGGACGAGAGCcgggcagcgctgccctgcctgggcacaCTCCGAGTCCTGGACCTCGCCGGGAACCGTCTGAGCGCTTTGCCTGCAGGTCTGTCCTGCTCCCCACTGGAAAGCCTGGACGTTCGGAATAACAGCCTGAAGACATTGGGAAAACTCGTGAGCCGGTCccacaggctgagggaggtgttCCTGGCCGGGAAccccttcagctgctgctctctgggctggctggACTCGCTGCGTGCGGCCGGCGTGGCCGTGCGGGACCTGGGCGATGCCCGGTGCTCCTTCCAGGACCGTAGCTGGAACATCTCAGCTGGGATCACCAGCTCTCCCCGGTggctctgtccccagcccaagGGCACTGGCTCGCTGGCTCTGCTCGTGGTCCTGGTGGGCCTCTCCCTCCTCAGTGCTGGGGCTTTCTGCCTCCTGAGGAGAGGCCAGAAGGCTCCGGGCTGTGCGGGACTCCGGAGCAACAGGGTGGGGGTCTCCCTGCCCCACCCCAAAGGAGAGGGGCCAGCCCAGGAGAGGCCACCAGACATGGTCACCAAAGTGTAG
- the LOC135421255 gene encoding transforming growth factor beta activator LRRC32-like isoform X2 — MATPGAQSLAQDGHGALAGCSRCPRHQLPDRSWHRAQPVPATGKLLGGTPPNPLGSPKCHFCLLAFDVTLGLPDHLSTLLPSRRFSFPSLQCFLHCFSPSSGLCLSFPTSVATNTHMPYLLPPSHPEAYLYRAWLLPSLPESAGGAGRGWQRPQPNMLLAERGCLLLWLLPSILRAWSSTDSRPRSMPCQQSPTKVSCKGVGLQKFPEELGQGIKHLELSNNFIRNLSDSYIPGFGQLEYLDMCCNQLEAVSATTLAQLPQLRSLLLGSNHLDRNFLANGEAFHLLRNIEVLDLSGNNLESHMAGWYISNLTSLRVLDLSRNKMTKLLAGTFRSTPGLRELDLSNNYIMEIQEGAFEPLQKLEVVNLALNSIQCISGFSLTQLRVLNLSHNALELFTSEEGVEPYLLQVLDLSHNRLLYFPELPKVNDLTHLNLSNNLIASLLPGSHRLEDFVLPYKEMGRFNRTVRPAAALSHVADLDLSNNRLELFPFTFFHSLGSLHSLSLAMNCLQEVARESLTNGTESADPSPAPAERTELSVCSLDLHSNALRVLPRWFFDSLPQLETMDLGSNHLQPCEGQGSDQGGDLGGRSHVPAPGDTCTPFYNVPRLKHLSLRENNITRLHPHAFHRTPLLSLDLSGNRDLSVPTGALGGLELSLQELFLRGNQMDESRAALPCLGTLRVLDLAGNRLSALPAGLSCSPLESLDVRNNSLKTLGKLVSRSHRLREVFLAGNPFSCCSLGWLDSLRAAGVAVRDLGDARCSFQDRSWNISAGITSSPRWLCPQPKGTGSLALLVVLVGLSLLSAGAFCLLRRGQKAPGCAGLRSNRVGVSLPHPKGEGPAQERPPDMVTKV; from the exons ATGGCCACACCCGGAGCTCAGTCCCTGGCTCAGGATGGCCACGGAGCCCTCGCTGGCTGCTCCCGGTGCCCTCGGCACCAGCTGCCCGACaggagctggcacagggcacagcctgtccctgccacagggaagCTGCTCGGGGGAACTCCCCCAAACCCGCTCGGCTCTCCCAAGTGCCACTTCTGCCTCCTGGCGTTTGATGTCACACTCGGTCTCCCCGATCACCTGAGCACCCTCCTCCCATCCCGCcgtttctctttcccttccctgcagtgcTTTCTGCactgtttttccccctcttcagGCTTATGTCTTTCTTTTCCCACTTCCGTAGCTACGAACACCCACATGCCTTATCTccttcccccatcccatcctgaAGCCTATTTATACAGAGCCTGGCTCCTGCCCAGCTTGCCGGAGAGCGCCGGAGGAGCGGGACGGGGCTGGCAGCGCCCGCAGCCCAACATGCTCTTGGCTGAAAGGGGATGCttgctgctctggctgctcccaTCCATCCTCAGAGCCTGGTCTAGCACGGATTCGAGGCCCAGGTCCATGCCCTGCCAGCAG AGCCCCACAAAGGTGTCCTGCAAAGGAGTTGGCCTGCAGAAGTTTCCCGAGGAGCTTGGCCAAGGAATTAAGCACCTTGAACTCTCCAACAACTTCATCCGAAACCTGTCAGACAGCTACATTCCAGGATTTGGGCAGCTGGAGTACCTGGATATGTGCTGCAACCAGCTGGAAGCCGTGTCAGCCACCACCCTGGCTCAGCTGCCCCAGCTGCGCTCGCTCCTCCTGGGGTCAAACCACCTAGACCGGAATTTCTTGGCTAATGGGGAAGCCTTCCATCTGCTCAGGAATATAGAGGTCCTGGACCTGTCAGGGAATAACCTGGAGAGCCACATGGCAGGCTGGTACATCAGCAACCTCACCAGCCTCAGGGTGCTGGATCTCTCCAGGAACAAGATGACcaagctgctggcagggacctTCCGGAGCACTCCAGGGCTGCGAGAGCTCGATCTCAGCAACAACTACATCATGGAAATCCAGGAGGGAGCTTTTGAGCCTCTGCAAAAGCTGGAGGTGGTAAACTTGGCTTTGAACTCCATCCAGTGTATCTCTGGCTTCAGCCTCACACAGCTGCGAGTTTTAAACCTCAGCCACAACGCCCTGGAGCTCTTCACCTCCGAGGAGGGAGTGGAGCCCTACCTGCTCCAAGTGCTCGACTTGAGCCATAACAGACTCCTCTATTTCCCAGAGCTCCCCAAAGTCAATGATCTCACACACTTAAACCTCTCCAACAACCTTAttgcttccctgctcccaggctcACACCGGCTGGAGGACTTTGTCCTGCCCTACAAGGAGATGGGGCGGTTCAACAGGACCGTGCGTCCCGCGGCCGCTCTGTCACACGTGGCTGACTTGGACCTCAGCAATAACCGCCTGGAGCTGTTCCCATTTACCTTCTTCCACAGCCTGGGCTCCCTGCACAGCCTCAGCCTGGCTATGAACTGTCTCCAGGAGGTGGCCAGGGAGTCTCTCACCAATGGCACAGAGTCTGCTGAcccctctcctgctccagcagagcGCACTGAGCTCTCCGTGTGCTCCCTGGACCTCCACAGCAATGCCCTCCGAGTGCTGCCACGCTGGTTCTTCGATTCTCTGCCTCAGCTGGAAACCATGGACCTGGGCTCTAACCACCTCCAGCCTTGCGAGGGCCAGGGAAGTgaccagggaggggatttgggagGGAGGTCTCACGTTCCAGCCCCTGGAGACACCTGCACCCCCTTCTACAATGTGCCTCGCTTGAAGCACCTCAGCCTTCGCGAGAACAACATCACCAGGCTGCACCCCCACGCCTTCCACAGGACCCCGCTGCTCTCCCTGGACCTGTCGGGGAACAGGGACTTGTCTGTGCCCacgggagccctgggggggctggAGCTCTCCCTGCAGGAACTCTTTCTGAGGGGCAACCAGATGGACGAGAGCcgggcagcgctgccctgcctgggcacaCTCCGAGTCCTGGACCTCGCCGGGAACCGTCTGAGCGCTTTGCCTGCAGGTCTGTCCTGCTCCCCACTGGAAAGCCTGGACGTTCGGAATAACAGCCTGAAGACATTGGGAAAACTCGTGAGCCGGTCccacaggctgagggaggtgttCCTGGCCGGGAAccccttcagctgctgctctctgggctggctggACTCGCTGCGTGCGGCCGGCGTGGCCGTGCGGGACCTGGGCGATGCCCGGTGCTCCTTCCAGGACCGTAGCTGGAACATCTCAGCTGGGATCACCAGCTCTCCCCGGTggctctgtccccagcccaagGGCACTGGCTCGCTGGCTCTGCTCGTGGTCCTGGTGGGCCTCTCCCTCCTCAGTGCTGGGGCTTTCTGCCTCCTGAGGAGAGGCCAGAAGGCTCCGGGCTGTGCGGGACTCCGGAGCAACAGGGTGGGGGTCTCCCTGCCCCACCCCAAAGGAGAGGGGCCAGCCCAGGAGAGGCCACCAGACATGGTCACCAAAGTGTAG
- the LOC135421260 gene encoding protein Wnt-11b-like isoform X2, translated as MGHPSATVLLCQLGLSTAIQWLGLTESGSGVSWNESQHCRLLVPEQLQLCRRNLEVMPSIVRAARHTQALCQQSFADMRWNCSSIQRAPRFGPDLLKGTREAAFVYALAAATIAHGIARACASGELPLCSCGPGPPGDPGPGGRWGGCGDNLSYGLQLGAAFADSSSRSSKLGMHGRKAMNLHNSAVGRTVLSDSLDTKCKCHGVSGSCSVKTCWKGLSSLDEIASDLKSKYLAAIKVSHRLVGPRKQLIAKDMDARPVTETDLVYLINSPDYCTPNLQLGSLGTQDRNPSVTQPWTSLPAGWSQGGDRR; from the exons ATGGGCCACCCCAGTGCCAccgtgctgctgtgccagctgggTCTCTCCACAGCCATCCAGTGGCT cgggcTGACGGAGAGCGGCAGCGGCGTGTCCTGGAACGAGAGCCAGCACTGCCGGCTGCTGGTGccggagcagctccagctgtgccgCCGGAACCTGGAGGTGATGCCCAGCATCGTGCGGGCCGCCCGCCACACGCAGgccctgtgccagcagagctTTGCAGACATGAGGTGGAACTGCTCCTCCATCCAGCGAGCCCCCAGGTTTGGCCCTGACCTGCTGAAAG GGACCCGGGAAGCCGCCTTTGTGTACGCCctggctgctgccaccatcGCCCACGGCATCGCCCGGGCCTGTGCCTCGGGAGAGCTCCCGCTCTGCTCCtgcggccccggcccccccggggaccccggCCCGGGGGGCAGgtgggggggctgcggggacaACCTCAGCTACGGCCTCCAGCTCGGGGCCGCCTTCGCCGACAGCTCCTCCAGGTCCAGCAAGTTGGGGATGCACGGGAGGAAAGCCATGAACCTGCACAACAGCGCCGTGGGCAGGACG gtgcTGAGTGACTCCCTGGATACCAAGTGTAAATGCCACGGTGTTTCGGGCTCCTGTTCAGTGAagacctgctggaagggactgtCAAGCCTGGATGAAATTGCCTCTGACCTCAAGTCCAAGTACCTGGCAGCCATCAAGGTGTCCCACCGGCTCGTAGGGCCCAGGAAGCAGCTGATAGCCAAGGATATGGATGCCAGGCCAGTGACAGAGACAGATCTGGTTTATCTCATCAACTCTCCTGACTACTGCACCCCAAATCTCCAGCTGGGGTCTCTGGGGACACAGGACAG
- the LOC135421260 gene encoding protein Wnt-11b-like isoform X1, whose amino-acid sequence MGHPSATVLLCQLGLSTAIQWLGLTESGSGVSWNESQHCRLLVPEQLQLCRRNLEVMPSIVRAARHTQALCQQSFADMRWNCSSIQRAPRFGPDLLKGTREAAFVYALAAATIAHGIARACASGELPLCSCGPGPPGDPGPGGRWGGCGDNLSYGLQLGAAFADSSSRSSKLGMHGRKAMNLHNSAVGRTVLSDSLDTKCKCHGVSGSCSVKTCWKGLSSLDEIASDLKSKYLAAIKVSHRLVGPRKQLIAKDMDARPVTETDLVYLINSPDYCTPNLQLGSLGTQDRQCNKSSVGSASCALLCCGRGYNTYTEEVEERCHCRYRWCCSVVCRSCRRRVERHVCK is encoded by the exons ATGGGCCACCCCAGTGCCAccgtgctgctgtgccagctgggTCTCTCCACAGCCATCCAGTGGCT cgggcTGACGGAGAGCGGCAGCGGCGTGTCCTGGAACGAGAGCCAGCACTGCCGGCTGCTGGTGccggagcagctccagctgtgccgCCGGAACCTGGAGGTGATGCCCAGCATCGTGCGGGCCGCCCGCCACACGCAGgccctgtgccagcagagctTTGCAGACATGAGGTGGAACTGCTCCTCCATCCAGCGAGCCCCCAGGTTTGGCCCTGACCTGCTGAAAG GGACCCGGGAAGCCGCCTTTGTGTACGCCctggctgctgccaccatcGCCCACGGCATCGCCCGGGCCTGTGCCTCGGGAGAGCTCCCGCTCTGCTCCtgcggccccggcccccccggggaccccggCCCGGGGGGCAGgtgggggggctgcggggacaACCTCAGCTACGGCCTCCAGCTCGGGGCCGCCTTCGCCGACAGCTCCTCCAGGTCCAGCAAGTTGGGGATGCACGGGAGGAAAGCCATGAACCTGCACAACAGCGCCGTGGGCAGGACG gtgcTGAGTGACTCCCTGGATACCAAGTGTAAATGCCACGGTGTTTCGGGCTCCTGTTCAGTGAagacctgctggaagggactgtCAAGCCTGGATGAAATTGCCTCTGACCTCAAGTCCAAGTACCTGGCAGCCATCAAGGTGTCCCACCGGCTCGTAGGGCCCAGGAAGCAGCTGATAGCCAAGGATATGGATGCCAGGCCAGTGACAGAGACAGATCTGGTTTATCTCATCAACTCTCCTGACTACTGCACCCCAAATCTCCAGCTGGGGTCTCTGGGGACACAGGACAG GCAGTGCAACAAGAGCTcggtgggcagtgccagctgtgccctgctgtgctgtggccGTGGGTACAACACGTACAcggaggaggtggaggagcgGTGCCACTGCCGCTACCGCTGGTGCTGCTCCGTCGTGTGCAGGAGCTGCCGGCGCAGGGTGGAGAGACACGTCTGCAAATAa